One Longimicrobiales bacterium DNA window includes the following coding sequences:
- a CDS encoding RidA family protein, producing MPRLNTVQTDHAPAAIGPYSQGIVANGFVYTAGQIPLDPATMQLVGGDDVAAQTERVMENLAAILESAGASLGSVVKTTVFLKDMDDFGAMNEVYGRHFGDHRPARSTVQVTRLPKDVRVEIDAVAVVAQSSS from the coding sequence ATGCCGAGATTGAACACCGTTCAGACGGACCACGCACCGGCCGCCATCGGCCCGTACAGCCAGGGCATCGTGGCGAATGGCTTCGTGTATACCGCGGGTCAGATTCCGCTGGACCCGGCGACCATGCAGCTGGTGGGCGGAGATGATGTGGCAGCCCAGACCGAGCGGGTCATGGAGAATCTGGCCGCCATCCTCGAGTCGGCAGGAGCCTCGCTCGGGAGTGTGGTCAAGACGACCGTATTCCTGAAGGACATGGACGACTTCGGCGCGATGAACGAAGTGTACGGCCGTCATTTTGGCGACCATCGTCCGGCAAGGTCGACAGTACAGGTGACCAGGCTGCCGAAGGACGTGCGCGTCGAGATCGACGCGGTTGCGGTCGTGGCTCAGTCCTCGAGCTGA
- a CDS encoding M56 family metallopeptidase — MTAAWMLYSAVVSGLIGMAALAGQHACRMLRRPVRWVWIAGMTAAVLLSVVGLMRVRMPDGPEPVQQLVTALDVEASRTGEMTSSVTAPLLTALEAVRRGGAGAAQRMYDAVAGAGGRSLPFLWASSTLALFAAFSLTLLRLRRARRHWRSHRVGDVQVLVSVDAGPALIGLIHPAIVIPRWLLGQSPERQRLVVQHEDEHRRAGDHLTLALGCTLVCMMPWNIALWWMLRRMRLAVELDCDARVLGRGVSARPYGEVLLEIAGRMSARPFGAPALADTRTHLERRLIAMTGKNRAPHHRHGAVAALAALALLGTACAADLPTAAAIDEMDATTAQVQAERAGLLVPLTTEERPLFIVDGIIATSEAARKIAPGEIHSIEVIKAPAAVTAWGERARHGVVEIRTHAASDATALRHADRTAAGEVTEMNIIGKREPVVVRGSIIRFEPDEGADRPLIVIDGVIADLSFSLNSLAPESIERIEVLKGEAARHMYEDARATNGVIRITTKAGGR; from the coding sequence ATGACCGCTGCCTGGATGCTGTACTCCGCGGTGGTGAGCGGGCTGATCGGGATGGCGGCGTTGGCGGGCCAACACGCCTGCCGGATGCTTAGACGGCCCGTCCGGTGGGTGTGGATCGCAGGCATGACGGCGGCGGTGCTGCTGTCGGTGGTGGGTCTGATGCGTGTGCGTATGCCGGACGGACCGGAGCCGGTGCAGCAGCTGGTGACGGCGCTGGACGTGGAGGCGAGCAGGACCGGAGAGATGACGTCGAGCGTGACCGCGCCGCTGCTTACGGCGCTGGAAGCCGTGAGGCGGGGAGGGGCAGGGGCTGCACAACGTATGTACGACGCGGTGGCCGGGGCCGGCGGCAGGAGCCTGCCCTTCCTGTGGGCGTCTTCGACACTGGCACTCTTCGCAGCGTTCAGCCTCACCCTCCTCCGGCTGAGGCGTGCGCGCAGGCATTGGCGGAGTCACCGCGTCGGGGACGTTCAGGTACTGGTTTCGGTCGATGCCGGCCCCGCCCTTATCGGATTGATACATCCGGCCATCGTCATTCCCCGCTGGCTGCTCGGTCAGTCGCCGGAGCGGCAGCGGCTGGTTGTACAGCACGAGGATGAACATCGTCGCGCGGGCGATCACCTCACGCTGGCGCTCGGGTGCACGCTCGTCTGCATGATGCCGTGGAACATTGCCCTGTGGTGGATGCTGCGGCGCATGCGCCTGGCCGTGGAGCTCGACTGCGATGCGCGCGTACTGGGTCGGGGAGTGAGCGCGCGCCCCTACGGAGAAGTGCTGCTGGAAATTGCAGGGCGCATGAGCGCCCGTCCCTTCGGCGCGCCGGCACTGGCCGACACGCGCACCCACCTCGAACGGAGGCTGATAGCCATGACCGGGAAGAACCGGGCACCACACCACCGCCACGGGGCGGTCGCAGCACTGGCAGCGCTGGCGCTGCTGGGCACAGCGTGCGCGGCCGACCTGCCGACGGCCGCTGCCATTGATGAGATGGACGCGACGACGGCGCAGGTGCAGGCGGAGCGGGCGGGTCTGCTCGTGCCGCTCACGACGGAAGAAAGGCCGCTGTTCATTGTCGATGGCATCATCGCCACGTCCGAAGCCGCCCGGAAGATCGCACCCGGCGAGATTCACTCCATCGAAGTGATCAAGGCGCCGGCTGCGGTGACTGCCTGGGGCGAGCGAGCCCGGCATGGCGTGGTGGAGATCAGGACGCACGCGGCGTCTGACGCAACGGCGCTACGTCACGCGGACAGGACAGCAGCCGGGGAGGTCACCGAGATGAACATCATCGGTAAGCGCGAGCCGGTGGTGGTACGCGGCAGCATCATCAGGTTCGAGCCGGACGAGGGTGCGGACCGGCCGCTGATCGTCATCGACGGTGTCATTGCTGACTTATCGTTTTCGCTGAACAGCCTCGCGCCGGAAAGCATCGAGCGGATTGAGGTGCTCAAGGGAGAGGCCGCGCGCCACATGTATGAAGACGCGCGTGCCACGAACGGCGTGATCAGGATCACAACGAAGGCAGGCGGCCGGTAG
- a CDS encoding MlaD family protein, whose amino-acid sequence MATATERSRFDWRQGRVAALIIVSLLLLAYGVYRVGKVFDIFASRYELSTLVPSALGLRPGAPVTLAGQRIGQVKAIEFIPVNRKVGDDNLRIVIAVADGVQDQIRADSRAFLRTQGLLGDKFVDIEPGSSGARILQPGDTLPAGESIDIDQFITLAAGALDQATGIVMNLQELTGGLSRGEGTMGQLLRDDQLYANLNSATVEMRNMLAQINRADGTFGRLVRDPALYQQIHSAITRVDSLGAMILHGDGSMAQLLRSDTLYRSMLGTLTTADSAVTDLSSFINRFTTGDGTIQRMMSDPELYDQFLRAVTDVQALINEIRLNPAKFKPNITVDVF is encoded by the coding sequence ATGGCAACCGCAACCGAACGCAGCCGGTTCGACTGGAGGCAGGGTCGCGTGGCCGCCCTCATCATCGTGAGCCTGCTCCTGCTCGCGTACGGCGTCTACCGCGTCGGCAAGGTCTTCGATATTTTCGCGAGCCGCTACGAGCTCTCGACCCTCGTGCCGTCCGCGCTCGGCCTGCGCCCCGGCGCTCCCGTGACGCTCGCCGGCCAGCGCATCGGCCAGGTCAAGGCCATCGAGTTCATACCCGTCAACCGCAAGGTCGGCGACGACAACCTGCGCATTGTCATCGCCGTGGCCGACGGCGTGCAGGACCAGATCCGGGCGGACTCGCGCGCTTTCCTGCGCACGCAGGGATTGCTTGGCGACAAGTTCGTCGACATCGAACCTGGCTCTTCCGGCGCACGCATTCTCCAGCCGGGCGACACGCTCCCGGCCGGAGAGTCGATCGACATTGACCAGTTCATCACGCTCGCCGCCGGCGCGCTCGATCAGGCGACTGGGATCGTGATGAATCTGCAGGAGCTGACCGGCGGCCTGTCGCGTGGCGAGGGCACCATGGGACAGCTGCTGCGCGATGACCAGCTGTACGCCAATCTCAACTCCGCGACGGTGGAAATGCGCAACATGCTGGCGCAGATCAATCGTGCGGACGGCACGTTCGGCCGGCTGGTGCGTGATCCGGCGTTGTATCAGCAGATCCACAGCGCGATCACCCGCGTGGACTCGCTCGGCGCCATGATCCTGCACGGCGATGGCAGCATGGCCCAGCTCCTGCGCAGCGACACGCTCTACAGAAGCATGCTCGGGACACTGACGACCGCGGACAGCGCCGTTACGGACCTGTCTTCGTTCATCAACCGCTTCACGACCGGCGACGGTACGATACAGCGCATGATGTCGGACCCGGAGCTCTACGACCAGTTCCTCCGCGCCGTCACCGATGTGCAGGCACTCATCAACGAGATCCGCCTGAATCCGGCGAAGTTCAAGCCGAACATCACGGTGGACGTCTTCTGA
- a CDS encoding BlaI/MecI/CopY family transcriptional regulator, whose protein sequence is MSEFLFTDRELDVMSILWRAGSGTVTEVRDALGETLAYTTVLSVLQTLEGKGFVRHEAEGRAYRYHPLIAPEEAGGSALARIREMMFHGSAEMLVAQLVSDRGLSRAELERMKRLLQDRLKEDE, encoded by the coding sequence GTGAGCGAATTTCTGTTTACCGACCGTGAGCTGGACGTGATGAGTATCCTGTGGCGGGCGGGATCGGGTACGGTCACCGAAGTCCGCGACGCGCTGGGCGAGACGCTGGCGTACACGACCGTTCTGTCGGTGCTGCAGACGCTCGAGGGGAAGGGCTTCGTGCGACACGAGGCGGAGGGCCGGGCGTACCGGTATCACCCGCTGATCGCCCCGGAGGAGGCGGGAGGGAGCGCGCTCGCGCGGATCAGGGAGATGATGTTTCACGGCTCGGCCGAGATGCTGGTCGCGCAGCTGGTATCGGACCGCGGGCTGTCGCGCGCGGAGCTGGAGCGGATGAAGCGGCTGCTCCAGGACCGGCTGAAGGAGGACGAATGA
- a CDS encoding ABC transporter permease: protein MAGFAAAVETKFRDTTTGVLDYFVLGGRATRFMFSRPFYWRDTLVQMDRIGVGSIPIVLLTGLFTGMVLALQSSVELTKFGADIYIGNLVGASMVRELGPVLCALMVAGRAASGIAAELGSMRVTEQIDALQTFGTDPIRKLVTPRILAGLLMLPVLTVLADMVGIMGGMIISIFRIGITADAYLQGVLNTLAQSGFIFGFFPKDFASGLLKPLVFGGIITLTSCYYGLNTRGGTEGVGIAATRSVVTCSVLILAVDYFLTQLTLIVFQIGS, encoded by the coding sequence ATGGCCGGTTTCGCCGCCGCTGTCGAAACGAAATTCCGCGACACGACGACCGGCGTGCTCGACTACTTCGTGCTGGGCGGGCGCGCGACGCGGTTCATGTTCTCGCGCCCGTTCTACTGGCGCGATACGCTCGTGCAGATGGATCGCATTGGCGTAGGCTCGATTCCGATCGTGCTCCTGACTGGTTTGTTCACCGGGATGGTGCTGGCGCTCCAGAGCTCCGTGGAACTGACGAAATTCGGCGCCGACATCTATATCGGTAATCTGGTCGGCGCATCGATGGTGCGTGAGCTGGGGCCGGTGCTGTGCGCGCTCATGGTAGCCGGGCGCGCGGCGTCCGGTATCGCCGCGGAGCTGGGGTCGATGCGCGTGACCGAGCAGATCGATGCCCTTCAGACGTTCGGCACGGACCCGATCCGCAAGCTCGTCACCCCGCGGATCCTGGCCGGGCTCCTGATGCTGCCGGTCCTCACGGTCCTGGCCGACATGGTGGGAATCATGGGCGGCATGATCATCTCCATCTTCCGGATCGGGATCACGGCGGACGCCTATCTCCAGGGGGTGCTCAACACGCTTGCCCAGTCGGGCTTCATCTTCGGCTTCTTTCCGAAAGACTTCGCGAGCGGACTCCTGAAGCCTCTGGTGTTCGGCGGCATCATCACCCTGACCTCGTGCTATTACGGTCTGAACACGCGTGGCGGCACGGAGGGCGTGGGCATTGCCGCGACACGCTCTGTCGTGACCTGCTCCGTTCTGATCCTGGCGGTGGACTATTTCCTGACGCAGCTCACACTCATTGTCTTCCAGATCGGATCATGA
- a CDS encoding ATP-binding cassette domain-containing protein, whose translation MKAAEDHLRTIREELDEDHALAPPATGKPVIQLKDVSLTFDQPILQGVTLEAREGETLMIAGESGSGKSTILKLILRLLVPDSGEIIVLGERVADLTFPEALDLRRRIGMVFQNAALFDSLSVFDNVAYPLRENTDYDDTEIERIVRERLDFVDLDPNVVMMQVPSQLSGGMRKRVGIARAIATDPKIILYDEPTAGLDPLTVGRINDLIRKLQRELNVTSVLVTHDIRAGFRVATRVNLLRDGRIVFEGSPEQMVAANDPYIKSFLS comes from the coding sequence ATGAAAGCAGCTGAAGATCATCTGCGCACGATCCGCGAGGAGCTGGACGAAGACCACGCGCTTGCGCCCCCCGCTACCGGCAAACCGGTTATCCAGCTCAAAGACGTGTCACTCACGTTCGATCAGCCGATTCTGCAGGGCGTCACGCTGGAGGCGCGCGAGGGTGAAACTCTGATGATTGCCGGCGAGTCCGGCTCCGGAAAGTCGACGATCCTGAAACTGATCCTCCGGCTGCTCGTGCCCGACTCGGGTGAGATCATCGTGCTCGGCGAGCGGGTGGCCGACCTGACGTTCCCTGAAGCGCTCGATCTGCGACGCCGCATCGGGATGGTGTTCCAGAACGCAGCGCTCTTCGACTCGCTGAGCGTATTCGACAACGTGGCCTACCCGCTCCGTGAAAACACGGATTACGACGATACGGAGATCGAGCGCATTGTCCGCGAGCGGCTGGACTTCGTGGACCTCGATCCGAACGTTGTGATGATGCAGGTCCCCAGTCAGTTGTCGGGCGGCATGCGCAAGCGTGTCGGCATCGCGCGCGCGATCGCAACCGATCCGAAGATCATTCTGTATGACGAGCCGACGGCCGGCCTGGACCCCCTGACTGTCGGCCGCATCAACGACCTGATCCGCAAGCTTCAGCGGGAGCTCAACGTGACATCCGTTCTGGTGACGCACGACATCCGTGCGGGCTTTCGTGTGGCGACGCGCGTCAACCTGCTGCGTGACGGACGCATTGTATTCGAAGGGTCGCCGGAGCAGATGGTGGCCGCAAACGATCCGTACATCAAGTCCTTCCTGAGCTGA
- a CDS encoding DegV family protein yields MSISYLDGSRLRRALVAGCEFVQSRRAELNRINVFPVPDGDTGTNLALTAAGVAEELRALEETRLDIVSRQAADAAILGARGNCGMILSHFLLGFSDAVRDRERVNAPEFAAALTAAAGHVYQSLERPVEGTIITVMREVAEEATRVTTRDFGDLLEMLLVRARDACRRTPDLLPALRQAGVVDAGALGFVHLMEGIGAYVNGDPFLALEHTPVFDDVAPAVARAEYPQSSEIYRFCTEALIRGSDLPESDVVRTALRDRGDSMIVIRGAGVLKIHIHTDEPEGVFAYLRSIGTLVTHKAEDMAAQHAAVERSAANHVQLARRPISIVTDSSCDLPEEILRAHGIHLVPLMVVFENEALRDRIDIDAPTFVQRLIDGEHPTTSQPPPRAFMDAFRSAGEDGETVLAIILSSALSGTFGSAEAAAKRMDGKPVVLVDSLGASLTLGLLVLKAAELGELGQAAHVIADELHRIRAQSGILFTVDVFDNLLASGRVGRGQVMIAGLLDIRPILALGADGKVHPLAKVRGRAHVAERMLGTLRERIPADARALRFGVVHVGCEEKAEAFAADLRRTFGEHEIIITPASPVLATHLGPGAWGVAYQLED; encoded by the coding sequence ATGTCCATATCCTACCTCGACGGCTCGAGACTGCGCCGCGCTCTGGTTGCGGGGTGCGAGTTCGTGCAGTCACGTCGCGCGGAGCTGAATCGTATCAATGTCTTCCCCGTGCCGGACGGCGATACGGGTACGAACCTGGCCCTGACCGCGGCAGGAGTCGCTGAGGAACTGCGTGCCCTCGAGGAGACGCGGCTGGACATCGTGAGCCGCCAGGCGGCAGATGCGGCCATTCTCGGAGCACGCGGCAACTGCGGGATGATCCTGTCCCACTTCCTGCTCGGCTTCTCCGATGCCGTGCGGGATCGCGAACGGGTGAATGCGCCCGAGTTCGCGGCGGCGTTGACGGCCGCCGCCGGGCATGTGTACCAGTCGCTCGAACGGCCGGTCGAGGGCACCATCATCACCGTGATGCGCGAGGTCGCTGAAGAGGCAACCAGGGTTACCACACGGGACTTCGGCGACCTGCTCGAGATGCTGCTCGTGCGGGCGCGCGACGCATGCCGGCGGACACCGGATCTGCTGCCCGCACTGCGGCAGGCGGGCGTGGTGGACGCCGGTGCACTCGGCTTCGTGCACCTGATGGAGGGCATCGGCGCCTACGTCAACGGCGACCCCTTCCTCGCCCTCGAACATACCCCCGTGTTCGACGACGTGGCGCCTGCCGTGGCACGCGCCGAGTACCCGCAATCCAGCGAGATCTACCGGTTCTGCACCGAGGCGCTCATACGCGGATCCGATCTGCCGGAAAGCGACGTGGTTCGCACCGCGCTGCGTGATCGCGGCGATTCGATGATCGTGATCCGCGGTGCCGGCGTCCTGAAGATCCACATCCACACCGATGAGCCGGAAGGCGTGTTCGCGTATCTGCGCTCGATCGGCACGCTCGTGACGCACAAGGCGGAGGACATGGCGGCGCAACACGCGGCCGTTGAGCGGTCAGCGGCCAACCATGTTCAGCTCGCGCGCCGTCCCATCAGCATCGTGACCGACAGTTCGTGCGACCTGCCCGAGGAGATATTGCGGGCGCACGGCATCCATCTCGTTCCGCTGATGGTGGTGTTCGAGAACGAGGCGTTGCGCGACCGCATCGACATCGATGCACCGACGTTCGTACAGCGTCTCATCGATGGTGAGCATCCGACCACGTCGCAGCCGCCGCCGAGGGCATTCATGGACGCGTTCCGTTCGGCAGGCGAGGACGGGGAAACAGTGCTCGCCATCATCCTGAGCTCGGCACTGTCGGGAACGTTCGGCTCGGCCGAGGCGGCCGCGAAGCGGATGGATGGAAAGCCGGTCGTGCTGGTCGACTCACTCGGCGCGTCTCTCACGCTCGGCCTGCTCGTGCTCAAGGCGGCCGAGCTGGGGGAGCTGGGTCAGGCGGCTCATGTCATCGCGGATGAGCTGCACCGGATCCGCGCACAGTCGGGCATCCTCTTCACCGTCGATGTCTTCGACAACCTGCTGGCCTCCGGACGGGTCGGGCGCGGGCAGGTCATGATCGCGGGACTCCTCGACATCCGGCCGATCCTCGCGCTCGGCGCGGATGGCAAGGTCCATCCACTCGCGAAGGTCCGCGGCCGCGCCCATGTAGCGGAGCGCATGCTGGGCACGCTGCGTGAGCGGATCCCGGCCGACGCACGCGCTCTGAGGTTTGGTGTCGTGCATGTAGGCTGTGAAGAGAAAGCGGAGGCTTTCGCGGCGGACCTGCGCCGGACGTTCGGCGAGCATGAGATCATCATCACGCCCGCCAGTCCGGTCCTCGCGACTCACCTCGGTCCGGGTGCGTGGGGCGTGGCGTATCAGCTCGAGGACTGA
- a CDS encoding serine hydrolase domain-containing protein, whose translation MISRHRAGLIVPLMVAQVSCVTTPEGEVADSNGLSPAGAASITSLLDGYVEDGKLAGVVAVVAQHGQVVYAQSAGWMDLEQQIPMQEDAIFRIYSMTKPVVAAGVLKLVEQRMIALEDPVAKYIPAFSGVRVHVGGSADAPVLQDPDSVMRIRHLLTHTAGLGYGLHETPVDTLYRRAALFDPVRTVEEFADSIARLPLYFTPGTRFNYSAAIDVAGRVIEVASGLPLDRFLYEEIFLPLRMGDTSFRIRADMRGRVAVLYALGEDGRLGEVTDGLLAMYEPDARFFWGGGGLLSTTRDYLRFAQMLLNGGHLDGVRILADSSVALMMRNHLPPTLTPLTGPPLMDGGYGYGLGGAVLVDTARAQLPGPSGIYRWSGYVGTYFWIDPVNEVIAMVWTQLTPGRMWPLEEEFQRVVYGALR comes from the coding sequence ATGATATCGAGGCACCGGGCAGGGTTGATCGTTCCGCTGATGGTCGCGCAGGTCTCGTGCGTTACCACGCCCGAAGGCGAGGTGGCCGATAGCAACGGCCTGTCGCCCGCGGGTGCCGCGTCGATCACATCGCTCCTTGATGGATACGTGGAGGACGGAAAACTGGCCGGTGTCGTAGCGGTCGTGGCGCAGCACGGCCAGGTGGTGTACGCGCAATCGGCTGGCTGGATGGACCTGGAGCAGCAGATACCCATGCAGGAGGACGCGATCTTCAGGATCTACTCGATGACCAAGCCTGTGGTCGCGGCCGGGGTTCTGAAACTGGTCGAGCAGCGGATGATCGCCCTCGAGGATCCGGTCGCGAAGTACATCCCGGCGTTTTCAGGCGTCAGGGTACATGTCGGAGGGAGCGCGGACGCGCCCGTTCTACAGGATCCCGACAGCGTCATGAGGATACGACACCTGCTGACGCACACCGCGGGTCTTGGCTACGGACTGCACGAGACGCCCGTCGACACTCTTTACCGGCGCGCTGCACTGTTCGACCCCGTCCGAACGGTGGAGGAGTTCGCCGACAGCATCGCGCGGCTGCCGCTGTACTTCACACCCGGCACGCGGTTCAACTACAGTGCCGCGATCGATGTGGCGGGACGGGTGATCGAGGTAGCATCCGGGCTGCCGCTCGACCGCTTCCTGTATGAGGAGATCTTCCTGCCGCTCCGCATGGGGGACACATCCTTCCGGATCCGCGCCGACATGCGCGGACGCGTCGCGGTGCTCTACGCACTGGGCGAGGATGGCCGGCTGGGAGAGGTGACGGACGGACTGCTGGCGATGTATGAGCCCGACGCACGCTTCTTCTGGGGCGGTGGTGGACTGTTGTCGACGACGCGCGACTATCTGCGGTTCGCCCAGATGCTCCTGAACGGTGGACATCTGGATGGAGTGCGCATCCTTGCCGATTCGAGTGTCGCCCTGATGATGCGCAATCATCTGCCGCCGACGCTCACGCCGCTGACGGGACCACCGCTCATGGATGGAGGTTATGGGTATGGTCTCGGCGGAGCCGTCCTCGTGGACACGGCGCGTGCCCAGCTGCCTGGCCCGTCCGGGATCTATCGCTGGTCGGGCTATGTCGGGACCTATTTCTGGATCGATCCCGTGAACGAGGTGATCGCAATGGTATGGACCCAGCTCACGCCGGGCAGGATGTGGCCGCTCGAGGAGGAGTTCCAGCGCGTCGTGTACGGTGCGTTGCGGTGA
- the rfaE1 gene encoding D-glycero-beta-D-manno-heptose-7-phosphate kinase, translating to MHRLSLERTKQILDSARDVRILVVGDIMLDVYLRGSASRISPEAPVPVVRVEEEWRALGGAANVAANIVALGAACDLIGCIGRDRAGEDLRSELSACGVGTEGLVQLDRPTTVKTRILARHQQVARYDHELEADLGGDDCDNVVARVRDLLSGADAVVLEDYNKGLLTRDVIQGVLAAAREAECPVVVDPKSRHFFDYTGATVFKPNQPELAAALRDPVHADRPEWLESVRRQIGCDHLLVTLGEDGMALLTADGDHVRIPTVARSVYDVSGAGDTVTAVLALALAGRATIIEAAILANHAAGIEVGKAGVATVSADELLSFIAQPAEVSHIDVRS from the coding sequence ATGCACCGCCTGTCCCTGGAAAGAACGAAGCAGATCCTCGATTCCGCCCGCGACGTACGGATCCTCGTCGTGGGCGATATCATGCTCGACGTATATCTGCGCGGGTCCGCCTCCCGGATCTCGCCGGAGGCGCCGGTACCCGTGGTGCGGGTTGAGGAGGAGTGGCGTGCGCTGGGCGGCGCGGCCAACGTGGCGGCCAACATCGTGGCGCTGGGAGCGGCGTGCGACCTGATCGGTTGCATTGGCCGTGACCGGGCAGGGGAGGACCTGCGCTCGGAGCTGAGTGCATGCGGCGTCGGCACGGAGGGGCTGGTCCAGCTCGATCGTCCGACCACCGTGAAGACGCGCATTCTGGCGCGGCACCAGCAGGTCGCGCGATATGACCACGAGCTCGAGGCGGATCTCGGCGGGGATGACTGCGACAACGTGGTCGCGAGGGTTCGCGATCTCCTTAGTGGCGCCGACGCGGTAGTGCTCGAGGATTACAACAAGGGGCTGCTGACGCGGGACGTGATTCAGGGCGTGCTGGCCGCGGCACGCGAGGCCGAATGCCCGGTCGTCGTCGATCCCAAGTCCAGACATTTCTTCGACTACACGGGCGCGACCGTGTTCAAGCCCAACCAGCCGGAGCTGGCGGCTGCCCTGCGCGACCCCGTTCATGCTGACCGGCCGGAGTGGCTGGAGTCGGTGCGGCGCCAGATCGGCTGCGATCATCTGCTCGTCACGCTGGGCGAGGACGGGATGGCGCTGCTGACCGCAGACGGCGATCACGTGCGCATCCCGACCGTCGCCCGTTCCGTCTATGATGTGTCCGGGGCGGGCGATACGGTTACCGCGGTGCTCGCGCTGGCACTCGCCGGCCGCGCCACGATCATTGAAGCTGCAATCCTGGCCAACCACGCGGCGGGAATAGAGGTAGGCAAGGCCGGTGTCGCGACAGTCTCAGCAGATGAGCTGCTGAGCTTCATCGCCCAGCCGGCGGAGGTCTCACACATTGATGTCCGGAGCTGA